From one Deinococcus humi genomic stretch:
- a CDS encoding cyclic-di-AMP receptor, which produces MQLVLAIVQDADSSALMRALREHAFDATKLASSGGFLREGNTTLIIGLSPDRLDDLKTVVKQTCHTRTRLVSSSMALPEQYEGMTVDSNPIEVVVGGAVLFVLGVQEFLKL; this is translated from the coding sequence ATGCAACTCGTCCTCGCCATTGTTCAGGATGCAGACTCTTCCGCGTTGATGCGGGCGTTGCGAGAGCACGCCTTTGACGCGACCAAACTGGCCAGCAGTGGCGGCTTTCTCCGCGAAGGCAACACCACCCTGATCATTGGTCTGAGCCCTGACCGACTTGACGACCTGAAAACCGTTGTCAAGCAGACTTGCCACACCCGAACCCGCCTGGTTTCGTCCAGCATGGCCCTCCCTGAGCAGTACGAAGGGATGACCGTCGATTCCAATCCGATTGAAGTTGTCGTGGGGGGCGCTGTCCTGTTCGTCCTCGGCGTCCAGGAGTTCCTCAAACTCTGA